One Bemisia tabaci chromosome 7, PGI_BMITA_v3 DNA window includes the following coding sequences:
- the LOC109035829 gene encoding ionotropic receptor 75a: protein MRLLIQIIVTVVCCVKAEIAVDLIVDFLADRNLSFVVLFPCSDTDYYTWLKYSSDQADYGFLTLDGSTITRRDKHDGQDMTSVEIHSSSIQTGIVVDSNCAKNVEVLNMVPRDLLFSSKYHWLILSDSEIGGVLNIDEYKPLASMPLTLESDVTIATGNEDTSRNLTDVFRFDPNGGINATLAGSWQRGSGIQWFWTQTRRDRRLNMHGLEITSGIVFVKVSNMTTTDPELWLNPNYMKGIEGLSRHAYELWTYLSDLHNFKIKIVAIVDSYGISNGTSFDGLIGLLQREEAEVSIIAIVMTEERMYAVDYVRVPRSFWGWRPMFVFLHPKTSSKITALVDAVSTNAWIGIGCMALLLYLALSASYNVSHNLLERVSLAFTFTAAVVAQQGLSQLCRDANRLSVRIVIVSALIFGFILLFFYNATILTFLLSLPTKTIRTMRQLIDSNLLIVSENAVQYIDLNLKLNVSNVKEVFTKKIRSRDHFVPFATGISKMRKEQYAFMSDDQKIFRHLQENLTDTERCAAQVIDLLPAKFPFSIPIRKESAYGEMLARGFLLLLERGIVDRVDRRWTYGQPECIMSDFMPVEIDDVFFAFLVILAGTLTSAVLFFTEIISVQSLSLLSDKSKR, encoded by the exons ATGCGGCTACTCATCCAGATCATTGTCACGGTTGTATGTTGTGTCAAAGCTGAGATAGCCGTTGACCTAATCGTCGACTTCTTGGCGGATAGAAATCTTAGCTTCGTGGTTTTGTTCCCTTGCTCCGACACAG attATTATACATGGCTGAAATATTCATCGGATCAAGCTGATTATGGCTTCTTAACTTTGGATGGCTCAACAATCACTAGAAGAGACAAACATGATGGTCAAGACATGACCAGTGTAGAAATACATTCATCCAGCATTCAAACAGGGATAGTCGTTGATTCAAATTGTGCTAAAAACGTAGAGGTGCTTAACATG GTACCAAGAGACCTCCTCTTTAGCTCGAAATATCACTGGCTCATTTTGAGTGACTCAGAGATCGGGGGTGTTCTCAACATCGATGAGTATAAACCACTGGCATCGATGCCTCTCACCCTCGAAAGTGACGTCACCATCGCAACCGGAAACGAAGACACCTCGAGGAACCTGACGGATGTTTTTCGATTCGATCCTAATGGGGGTATAAACGCCACCCTTGCTGGCTCTTGGCAAAGGGGATCAGGGATCCAATGGTTTTGGACGCAAACAAGACGCGACAGAAGACTCAATATGCACGGCTTGGAAATAACTTCTGGGATTGTG TTTGTCAAAGTATCCAACATGACAACAACTGATCCAGAACTGTGGCTGAATCCGAATTACATGAAAGGTATTGAAGGACTTTCAAGACACGCGTACGAGTTATGGACTTATCTTTCGGATCTTCATAATTTCAA GATCAAAATTGTCGCAATAGTGGATTCTTACGGAATATCAAATGGCACCTCCTTCGACGGGCTCATCGGACTTCTACAGCGGGAAGAAGCAGAAGTTAGTATCATAGCAATCGTCATGACTGAGGAGAGAATGTACGCCGTCGATTACGTCAGGGTTCCCAGGAGTTTTTGGGGCTGGAG GCCCATGTTCGTGTTTTTACATCCTAAAACCAGTTCGAAGATAACGGCTTTAGTCGATGCGGTTTCAACGAATGCGTGGATTGGCATAGGCTGTATGGCACTTCTTCTTTATTTAGCCCTGAGCGCCTCCTACAATGTTTCGCACAACCTTCTCGAGAGAGTATCGTTAGCCTTCACGTTCACAGCTGCAGTGGTCGCACAACAAG GCCTTTCTCAACTGTGTAGAGATGCGAATAGACTATCGGTGCGAATAGTTATTGTGAGTGCCTTGATTTTCGGCTTTATATTGCTGTTTTTCTACAATGCAACCATTTTGACATTCCTGTTGTCATTGCCAACGAAAACGATTCGCACAATGCGTCAATTAATCGACAGTAATTTGCTGATTGTTTCTGAAAATGCCGTCCAATACATAGACTTAAACCTG AAGCTGAATGTATCGAATGTAAAAGAAgtttttacgaagaaaattagGAGCCGAGACCATTTCGTGCCATTTGCGACTGGAATCAGTAAAATGAGGAAAGAGCAGTACGCGTTCATGAGCGACGATCAGAAAATATTTCGGCActtgcaagaaaatttaacCGATACGGAGAGATGCGCCGCTCAAGTCATAGATTTGCTGCCCGCAAAGTTCCCGTTCTCGATACCCATCCGAAAAGAGTCGGCGTACGGCGAGATGCTTGCTAGAGG GTTCCTTCTTCTGCTGGAGAGAGGGATAGTTGACAGGGTGGACCGTAGATGGACGTACGGACAGCCGGAGTGCATCATGAGTGACTTCATGCCGGTCGAGATAGACGATGTCTTCTTCGCATTCCTCGTCATCCTCGCAGGAACCCTCACGTCCGCCGTTTTGTTTTTCACCGAGATTATCAGTGTTCAAAGCCTCTCTCTTTTAAGCGATAAGTCGAAGCGTTAA
- the LOC109035802 gene encoding uncharacterized protein: MKPSEMTNYWKNKNLYTSYFQFNICRLCATECDSLTPIFGNCNVNERLDLKIKKYLPVIMVQEDDIKPKQICASCISKLNLYSGLIDSCIAADQKFEVLIQKAYSSTSCYPMQIQDVNFPSQPAWVVETSTKSEEKTDVLLIENLDNMNKTPEQEYVVMVELKYKDNLPQGGSNFNEGNVIPDNNVETIVTYVTSDKGLGADNGNTSLTIDNCSLAINSESELETDPSKLDLVIKNDFEPTYCNLVSRSFNDTPSNLISNMYQSKEKGASLVDLPEAQVLNASVTDEQSVETPALDGKRYKCTTCDKSFARKSRCKAHIISHSKSRPFNCENCGKNFFTKWECKLHERIHIGTLKCEFCGKAFSVRNKLERHRRIHTGERPFACKYCVKSFADKRNLDNHLRTHTGERPYKCQTCDDRFRTLTHLKDHQTVHTKETPFSCYLCNKRFKWKTNLQIHLKKHPSKDANSALLNISPCSQMASGMSNLDKTV, translated from the exons ATGAAACCTAGTGAAATGACTAATTATTGGAAGAACAAGAACTTGTACACCAGTTACTTTCAGTTCAACATCTGCCGTCTATGTGCCACCGAATGTGACTCTTTGACTCCAATTTTCGGAAACTGTAATGTTAATGAGAGACTTGacctgaaaataaagaaataccTCCCAGTCATTATG GTCCAAGAAGATGACATTAAGCCGAAGCAGATCTGTGCATCttgcatttcaaaattaaatctttaCTCAGGGCTCATAGACTCATGCATAGCAGCTGACCAGAAATTTGAGGTATTGATCCAAAAAGCCTATAGTTCGACATCCTGTTATCCCATGCAGATTCAG GATGTAAATTTTCCTAGTCAACCTGCATGGGTTGTTGAAACAAGCacaaaatcagaagaaaaaactGATGTTTTATTAATTGAAAACTTGGACAATATGAATAAAACACCAGAACAAGAATATGTAGTCATGGTTGAGCTTAAATATAAGGATAATTTGCCCCAAGGGGGTAGTAACTTCAATGAAGGAAATGTAATTCCTGACAACAACGTAGAGACTATTGTTACTTACGTAACAAGTGACAAGGGCTTAGGTGCAGATAATGGCAATACGTCTCTTACAATTGATAACTGTTCTCTAGCCATCAATTCGGAATCAGAGTTGGAAACAGATCCATCCAAACTTGATCTAGTcattaaaaatgattttgaacCAACGTACTGTAATCTAGTCAGTAGGTCTTTCAATGACACTCCCTCAAATCTAATTAGTAATATGTACCAATCAAAAGAGAAAGGTGCATCATTGGTTGATCTGCCAGAAGCGCAGGTCTTAAATGCATCTGTAACTGATGAACAGAG tgtggagacTCCAGCATTGGATGGGAAAAGATACAAATGCACGACTTGCGACAAATCATTTGCCCGTAAATCTCGGTGCAAGGCTCATATCATATCACACTCAAAATCGCGTCCTTTCAACTGCGAGAACTGTGGAaagaattttttcacaaaatgggAGTGTAAACTGCACGAACGGATCCACATAGGTACGCTAAAATGTGAGTTTTGTGGCAAGGCATTCTCTGTCCGCAACAAACTCGAACGACACCGACGGATTCACACAGGAGAAAGACCGTTTGCTTGCAAATATTGCGTTAAATCGTTTGCTGATAAGCGTAACCTGGATAATCATCTAAGGACTCACACCGGTGAACGGCCTTACAAGTGTCAAACTTGTGATGATCGCTTCAGAACTCTAACGCACTTGAAAGATCACCAAACTGTTCACACAAAAGAGACTCCCTTTAGTTGTTATTTATGTAACAAGCGTTTCAAGTGGAAGACAAACTTGCAGATCCACCTGAAAAAGCATCCCTCCAAAGATGCAAACTCTGCTCTGTTAAATATTTCTCCTTGTAGCCAAATGGCAAGTGGAATGAGCAATCTCGATAAAActgtttag
- the LOC109035828 gene encoding serine/threonine-protein kinase Nek7 has product MSQAGEVEISTATHVSQDQQGQQDQQKGNSTGNFKVDKPIGKGNFSVVFKATCQTTGKLVALKKVYIYDMKDPEARVECIKEINLLKSLDHPNIVRYYSSFITPGELNIVLELADAGDLSRVIKNYISKRHLIPEPTIWKYFIQICNGIYFMHARRIMHRDIKPANIFIMGDGNIKVGDLGMGRYFSPKTLAAQTIIGTPYYMSPERIRGKGYDFKSDVWSLGCLLYEMASLQSPFAGQKTNLYALCRKIGNCDFAPIPSDCYSDQFQSLVECCMTPEATARPSIGYVRNVAAEMMALCSYKANNCFAGSNTSLQIDQAEGL; this is encoded by the exons ATGTCTCAAGCCGGTGAGGTTGAAATTTCCACGGCGACGCACGTTTCTCAAGATCAGCAGGGGCAACAGGATCAACAAAAGGGGAACTCGACGGGTAACTTTAAGGTGGACAAACCTATCGGGAAAGGCAACTTTAGTGTGGTTTTCAAAGCGACCTGCCAGACGACCGGGAAATTGGTGGCTTTGAAGAAGGTTTACATCTACGACATGAAAGATCCGGAAGCTCGTGTGGAATGCATCAAAGAGATCAACCTTTTGAAG TCGCTGGATCACCCGAACATCGTTCGATATTACTCCTCTTTCATCACTCCTGGAGAACTGAATATTGTTTTGGAGCTGGCTGATGCCGGCGATTTGTCTCGAGTCATCAAGAATTACATCTCCAAGCGGCATTTGATTCCGGAGCCGACAATCTGGAAATACTTCATTCAGATATGCAATGGCATATACTTCATGCACGCTCGAAGGATCATGCACAGAG ATATAAAACCAGCCAACATTTTCATCATGGGTGACGGAAACATTAAAGTGGGAGACCTCGGAATGGGTCGATATTTCAGCCCAAAAACTTTGGCGGCTCAAACAATCATCGGGACTCCATACTACATGAGCCCAGAGAGGATACGCGGAAAAGGTTACGATTTTAAGAGTGACGTCTGGTCTTTAGGCTGCCTTTTGTACGAG ATGGCATCGTTGCAATCACCCTTCGCTGGCCAGAAGACCAACCTGTATGCCCTGTGTCGAAAAATTGGTAACTGTGACTTCGCCCCTATACCATCTGATTGCTACTCAGATCAG TTCCAAAGCCTCGTTGAGTGTTGCATGACCCCCGAAGCAACAGCCAGACCCAGCATAGGGTACGTCCGGAACGTAGCAGCGGAGATGATGGCACTCTGTTCATACAAAGCGAACAACTGCTTCGCAGGATCGAACACCAGCCTCCAGATTGACCAAGCCGAGGGTCTATGA